The following proteins are co-located in the Toxotes jaculatrix isolate fToxJac2 chromosome 9, fToxJac2.pri, whole genome shotgun sequence genome:
- the igsf10 gene encoding immunoglobulin superfamily member 10 isoform X2: MDATTPLPQRTVSLFKPLNMPSRKEDRTTVAVVETSKEENDPYEEFAWSTPSSLPAAFTTAKTPFITSAYYPTTTLMPTTTKGSYATVQTRVHSNIRPPTQRNNDHITRRPPTRRIRPTVQSSAAKGSADKGLNFDTVTILTAEHKYISTPVPHNNIGAHNTISSVYDHVTGNEATSVSIAGFEPTTRVMTSKPKIVGGNAASFTVLSNSDAFLPCEAIGNPQPDITWKRFSSSTDVFLFPSGSTVTIKGRIGKFEVLSNGTLFIQNANIKDRGQYLCLAENDHGSDKLLVTLSVVAYPSRILEPKMREIKSHAGNTVEIKCKAEGRPTPMISWILANRTQVRGQNKDKGRVSVSAEGTLTIEHVSVYDRGHYKCIASNPAGADTATVRLQVVAAPPGIMEEKRQQLKATVSENLWLPCTGQGSPRPAIHWVLHDGTMVRSNRPARDTKISVFENGTLHIKDLSPGDSGKYECIATSSTGSERRVVTLTVEMQESVPQIVETSQRITELSFGDQLRLNCSATGDPKPRIIWRLPSKAVVDRWHRMGSRIQVLDNGTLTINTVSDKDTGDYLCVARSRIGDDLQLMRVSVSMKPAKIEPKVYGKKQIPFGNDLKVDCKASGAPKPEISWGLPDGTVVNSALQSDASSGGGRARRYTLFDNGTLYVNQVGMAEEGDYTCYAENQVGKDEMHVHITVVTAAPRIRPPSQTYARVRPGGNMRFDCEALGEPKPKILWMLPTNDVIAASNERYLMHVNGSLDIRDVKLIDAGEYVCMARNPAGENRKDYKLDIDGNPPVINGYHQNRTVIKDVAAKYSRKLIDCKAEGDPTPSITWIMPDNIFLTAPYFGSRINVHHNGTLEIRNVRPTDTAEFICVARNDGGEAVMVVQLEVTSMLRRPIFKNPYNERIVSRIGKTTVLNCSADGHPIPEIIWTLPNGTRFTGGPDRGSRHHLGSDGTLIIYNPRKEDAGKYRCGAKNFMGYIEKLIIVDLGQKPYILTRPRGIIRSVSGEPLFLHCLSDGSPRPRIYWTIPGGHTLTRPQVLGRYQLLENGTLVVQDTALHDRGNYICRARNDAGEAVLTVPVVIIAYAPRITAGPPPSVRVVTGTPIQLNCAAIGIPKPEITWQLPDRSVLSTAEQGRPMGSELLHPQGTLIIQRPTASDSGTYKCLAKNHLGTDSKVTYVHVL, from the exons ATGGATGCTACAACCCCACTACCTCAACGGACTGTTTCACTCTTCAAGCCTCTGAACATGCCATCCAGGAAAGAGGACAGAACCACGGTAGCTGTAGTAGAAACATCAAAGGAGGAGAATGACCCTTATGAGGAATTTGCCTGGAGCACACCTAGCAGTTTGCCAGCAGCCTTTACTACAGCCAAGACACCTTTTATCACCTCAGCATATTACCCTACCACCACTTTGATGCCAACTACCACAAAAGGGTCTTACGCAACAGTTCAGACTAGAGTTCACAGCAACATCAGACCCCCAACACAGAGGAACAATGATCACATCACTCGCAGGCCACCAACGAGGAGAATCAGACCTACTGTTCAAAGCAGTGCTGCCAAAGGCAGTGCAGATAAAGGCCTTAACTTTGACACAGTGACCATCCTTACAGCTGAGCACAAATACATCAGCACCCCTGTGCCACACAACAACATAGGCGCACACAATACCATCTCTAGTGTTTATGATCATGTCACTGGCAATGAAGCTACAAGTGTCAGTATTGCTGGCTTTGAGCCCACCACAAGGGTCATGACAAGCAAACCTAAGATAGTTGGGGGCAACGCAGCCAGCTTTACCGTTTTGTCCAACTCAGATGCTTTCCTGCCATGTGAGGCTATTGGAAACCCCCAGCCAGATATAACCTGGAAACGCTTCTCCTCAAGCACAG acgtCTTTCTATTTCCTTCAGGGAGCACCGTTACCATTAAAGGGAGGATTGGAAAGTTTGAGGTGTTGAGCAATGGCACACTGTTCATCCAGAATGCCAACATTAAGGATCGTGGCCAGTACCTCTGTCTAGCTGAGAATGATCATGGATCAGATAAACTTCTTGTCACCCTCTCTGTGGTGGCCTATCCTTCACGCATCCTGGAGCCAAAAATGCGTGAAATAAAATCCCATGCAGGAAACACTGTTGAGATTAAATGTAAAGCAGAGGGTCGACCCACGCCCATGATATCCTGGATCTTGGCCAACAGGACCCAAGTCAGAGGTCAAAACAAAGATAAGGGAAGGGTATCAGTATCTGCTGAGGGGACACTGACCATTGAGCATGTGTCTGTTTATGACAGAGGTCATTACAAATGCATTGCCAGTAATCCGGCTGGAGCTGATACCGCTACAGTCCGGCTGCAGGTGGTGGCAGCTCCACCAGGCATCATGGAGGAGAAACGGCAGCAGCTCAAAGCTACTGTAAGTGAAAACTTGTGGCTACCCTGCACTGGCCAAGGCAGCCCTCGGCCTGCTATTCACTGGGTCCTCCATGATGGGACAATGGTACGATCTAATAGACCTGCCAGAGACACAAAGATATCAGTGTTCGAGAATGGGACACTCCACATTAAGGATCTGAGTCCAGGAGACAGTGGGAAATATGAATGTATTGCTACCAGCTCTACTGGCTCAGAGCGAAGGGTGGTGACTCTGACAGTCGAGATGCAGGAGTCTGTGCCTCAAATAGTGGAGACATCCCAGCGCATTACAGAGCTGTCCTTTGGGGATCAGTTGAGACTAAACTGTTCAGCGACAGGAGACCCCAAACCTAGGATCATCTGGAGGCTGCCTTCTAAAGCTGTGGTGGACCGGTGGCACAG GATGGGCAGCAGAATCCAGGTCCTGGATAATGGTACTCTTACCATTAACACTGTGAGTGATAAGGATACTGGAGACTATCTCTGTGTGGCACGAAGCAGGATTGGCGATGATCTCCAGCTCATGAGGGTCAGTGTGTCAATGAAGCCAGCCAAAATAGAGCCTAAGGTCTATGGCAAGAAGCAGATACCCTTTGGTAATGATTTGAAGGTCGACTGTAAAGCTTCTGGAGCACCAAAGCCAGAGATCTCCTGGGGTCTACCAGATGGTACAGTGGTCAACAGCGCTCTGCAGTCTGATGCCAGCAGTGGAGGAGGACGAGCACGGCGCTACACTCTGTTTGACAATGGAACTCTTTACGTAAACCAG GTTGGTATGGCAGAGGAAGGGGACTACACTTGCTATGCTGAGAACCAGGTGGGCAAGGATGAGATGCATGTACATATCACTGTGGTGACAGCTGCCCCCAGGATACGTCCACCTAGCCAGACCTATGCCAGGGTGAGGCCCGGAGGGAACATGcgctttgactgtgaagcactGGGGGAACCTAAACCCAAGATCCTGTGGATGCTGCCTACCAACGATGTAATTGCAGCATCGAATGAACGCTACCTAATGCATGTCAATGGTTCTCTGGATATAAGGGATGTGAAGCTTATTGATGCTGGAGAATACGTTTGTATGGCCCGCAACCCGGCTGGAGAAAATAGAAAAGACTACAAGCTTGATATAGATGGGAATCCACCAGTGATCAATGGCTACCATCAGAACAGGACTGTAATAAAAGATGTAGCTGCTAAATACTCCAGGAAATTAATAGACTGCAAAGCTGAGGGTGATCCCACTCCTAGTATCACTTGGATTATGCCTGATAATATCTTCTTGACAGCACCATACTTTGGCAGCAGGATTAATGTCCACCATAATGGGACATTAGAGATTCGTAATGTGCGGCCAACTGATACAGCAGAGTTCATATGTGTGGCGCGGAatgatggaggagaagcagTAATGGTGGTGCAGCTGGAGGTGACCAGTATGCTCCGAAGGCCGATCTTCAAGAACCCTTACAATGAACGTATTGTGTCTCGGATTGGGAAAACCACAGTTCTGAACTGCTCTGCTGATGGACACCCAATCCCGGAGATCATCTGGACTTTACCTAATGGAACACGGTTTACTGGTGGACCCGACCGGGGCTCTCGCCACCACCTAGGCAGCGATGGGACTTTGATTATCTACAACCCTCGCAAAGAGGACGCTGGGAAGTACCGCTGTGGTGCCAAGAATTTCATGGGCTACATAGAGAAGCTAATCATTGTAGATTTAGGGCAGAAGCCATACATTCTGACAAGGCCTAGAGGCATCATACGCAGTGTGTCTGGGGAACCTCTCTTCCTTCACTGCCTATCTGATGGAAGTCCCAGACCCAGGATCTACTGGACCATTCCTGGTGGCCACACTCTTACTCGGCCTCAAGTGCTTGGACGCTACCAGCTGTTAGAGAATGGTACTTTGGTTGTTCAAGATACTGCTCTCCACGATCGTGGGAACTACATCTGCAGAGCTCGGAACGATGCTGGGGAGGCTGTGCTCACTGTCCCTGTTGTTATCATCGCTTACGCTCCACGGATCACAGCAGGGCCACCTCCCAGTGTGAGGGTAGTGACCGGAACACCTATCCAGCTCAACTGTGCCGCCATTGGAATCCCCAAGCCAGAGATAACATGGCAACTGCCCGATCGTTCAGTTCTGTCAACGGCAGAACAGGGCCGGCCTATGGGTAGTGAGCTGCTCCACCCTCAGGGCACACTTATCATCCAGAGGCCCACAGCCTCAGACTCTGGCACATACAAGTGCCTGGCAAAGAACCACCTAGGTACAGACTCGAAGGTCACATATGTACATGTCctgtga